The sequence CTGCTTCTAGCTTTTGACAACCACCCCAAACTGCTAGGATCGATTCAAGCGTTTTTTTGAGCAAAACTATGATTGCAGTTACTCAATTACAACAAGACCTAAATTTTGAGCAATTTTTGGCGCAATGTCCTGAAGATGGTCGCTACGAACTTGTGGATGGCAAGATGGTAAGAATTTTAGCAACAAGAAGACATTATGATGTCGCTGGGTTAATTCAAAAAAGCTTCGATCGCGAGATCGATCGCCTGGGGATGAATTACGTAGTCAATAATGCGATCGTACTGCTTACCACCAATAAACAAGGTAAAGAGCAAGGCAGAAATCCTGATGTGAGTGTAATCGATCGCAATGTTTGGCGCTCTGAACGCCTGAATCATCGAGGTATACGAGAACCAATTCAAATTGCGGTTGAGGTGGTTTCAACCAATTGGGAAGATGATTATATTGACAAACTTGATGAATATGAACGCTTAGGTATTTGCGAATATTGGATTGTTGATTATTTAGCTCTGGGCAGTCGAACTTACCTGGGCAACCCCAAAGAACCTTCCGTTTTGGTCTTTACCCTGGATGCCGAAAGAAAGTATCAGTTTACTCGGTTTCAAAATAGCGATCGCATTGTATCTCCGACCTTTCCAGAACTAGCACTCACAGTTGAGCAAATTCTTAAAGCTTAGGGAATTGTCAACAAATAATGTCCCAACCGTAGGGCGTATTAGGCGCTAGCCGTAACGCGCCGCTGGTATTTTATTTCTGAGCAAATCCCTTAACTGGTGCTGCGAACTCAATGCTATCCTAGGCAGCGATAGGCCGGTAAATCTAGATCGTATGAAAAGCTTAGGCAATTGGTTTGTCAAACTCATCCAGACTTTTTTTCTGTTCGGACAGGTAATCTTTCACGTTCTGATCGAGCGGCGACTGCACTGGCGTAACAGCGTAGAACAGATGTCGGTGGTTGGGACGGAATCGCTGATAATTACGCTAATCACCGCTAGTTTTGTGGGTGGCGTGTTTACGATTCAAGTGGCGAAAGAGTTTATTAATTTTGGGGCACAGCAGGCGATTGGGGGTGTCCTGGCGATCGCCCTTACCCGAGAACTAGCGCCGACGCTTACCGCTGTGGTGATTGCGGGTCGGGTTGGGTCGGCATTTGCAGCGGAAATTGGTACGATGCAGGTAACCGAGCAAATCGATGCGCTCTACATGCTGCGAACTAATCCCATTGACTATCTGGTGACACCTCGCATTGTAGCTTGCGTGTTGATGATGCCAGTGTTGACAATTCTATCGCTGATTACAGGTATGACCGGAGGTTTATTTATCTCTGAGGCTCTGTATGGCATTCCACAATCGGTATTTTTAGATTCGGTTCAGACCTTTCTCAAAACCTGGGATGTAATTACGGCGATCGTCAAAGCGGGAGTATTTGGAGTTTTAATTGCTACGATTGGAACTAACTGGGGGCTAACTACGACGGGTGGCGCTAAGGGTGTAGGTGAATCGACTACCACAGCAGTCGTAACGGCATTATTAGCGATTTTTGCCTCTAATTTCTTTATGTCCTGGATTCTCTACAGTGACGCACTCTCATCGGTAGCAGGCGCGGTCAATTAAGAACATTTTAGACATCGATTACCTGATTCGTCCTGGCGGCTTTTTCCGCAGCACAGGCAACTGCTAGGGCATGTAAGGCGCTGGCAGGCGTGACGTAGAGGGGCGTGCCGTTAAATAGATGTGACAAGACATTTTCGGTATCTTTTTTAAATAATCCTCGACTAGGCCCTGCTGGCAAGGTTTCTTCCCCGTTAGCGGCAATCAATTTTCCGGTTTCCGCCTCAAAAATTATTGCTCCTTGGCTGCCCTGAATTTCCAGAGAGCGCTCGGGCTTCCAGACATGTTCGCCTTTACTGTAGCCGACATCAGCAATCAAACCGCTATCGAACTGTAGTTGAGCATTACAAACGCAGGCAGTGAATTGCTTGGGTAAATTTCCCCCTTCGTAGCGCAGTTGGCATGAAACAGAGCGCACTTGCCCGAACATGGCGGTAAGTCGATGAATGCGCGATACGGCTGCGATGAGAGGAAATCCAAATAAATCCGGCATGTAAGTCCATTTTTCAGGGGCAGGCGTTTGCGGGTTTTGGGTGGCATAGCGCGCATAAAAAGGCTTGCCAATTCTAGGTAGTGCTTCTACAGCCGCCTGGTGGACTCCGCCAAGCAGTTCGATATGCTCGACATGCAGCATGAGTTGCTTTTGCTGGGCTAACTGCACCAGTTCCGTTGCCTCTGCCAGACTAAAAGAGAGGGGATATTCGACAATTACGTGTTTGCCGCTTAGCAATGCTTTGGATACTACGGTGCTGTGCTCGCGATTGATCGTGGCGACAACGATCGCTTCGAGATCGGGTCGGACAACCAGGTCAGACCAATACTCGTGGGCATCCATACCAAACATTTGCCCCAGTTCTTGGGCTTTAGTGAAGTTGCCAGCGATCGCTTTGAGTTGTACCCTTTCATCCTGTGAAAAAATCTCTGCGCGGAGCTTTGCCACGAAACCCGTACCAACAATACCAATTCTCAATTGTAGTTATTCCTAAAGTTCAAGGGTATAAATGTTCAGTAGGGGGCAGGTTTGGCTGAAAGCCTTACAGTGAGCTAATAACGGCTCTACTAAACCTGCCAGATCCAATCAGTCAACCAGATTGAGTGCTCTGATGCGTTACGCTGGCACTAACGGCATCCTACGGGGAGATGACATTTGTGCCAATCCCTAGCCTTCTAAAGCCGATTCAACTTAGAAGGGGGCAGGCGCTTGACTTTTACTTTGACGCGAAAAATGCGCTTGCCTGTAATTGTATTTGCCCAAACTGCAATCTTATTCCAGGTCATTTCCGAAATGTAGCGATTGCATACGCTTGCCAGGGCTATAACAGTAGCGATCGGGAAAATCGTATCCAAGGAGTTACCATCGCGGCTGCCGACTAGCAGACAGACAACGGAGGCAACAAGCGATGAAATCAGAAAGAACTGGAACTTAGTCATAGTTTAGATAATTAATCAGAAATCTCTGAACAAAAAAGTTAGCTGTTGGCTGTTAGCTATTAGCTGTTAGCTAGCTTATAGAGTAATCATAGCAAGCCTTAGAGACTCGTGTAAGTTGTACCTTGCTTAGCTATACTCAGGCATTTTTTAGTTGCTTTAACGCCAACCTGCCCCCAGGCTTTAACCATAGATTCGGCGATCGCTTCAATCTGTCCCGCACTGCCCAAAGCCAATAGGGTCGGCCCCGCACCACTGATGACAACGCCATGCGCTCCGGCGGCGATCGCGGCGGCTTGCACTGCTTCCATGCCAGGAATTAAACTCTGGCGGTAGGGCTGATGTAGTTTATCCTGGAGGGCAGACTGCAACCAGGAGGGATTAGCACTGGTTAAGGCTTGCACGAGGAGGGCGAGATGAGAGGCGTTAAAAATGGCATCCTTAAGCGCAACTTCCTTGGGTACTACCTGACGAGCTTTGGCTGTAGGTAGCTCGAAGTCAGGAATTGCCACCGCGATCGCAATATCTTTGTGCCACGGCAACGCGCAAAATTCCCAGCCGCCGCACTTAGCAGAGGCAATCAACTGACAGCCACCCAACATGGCTGGAGTGACGTTATCGGGATGCCCCTCCATATCGATCGCCAGTTGCAATAATTCCTTTTGACTGAGGGGCGAGCCAGCCAACAAATTTCCCCCAATAATTCCAGCCACGATTGCGGTAGCAGAACTACCTAACCCCCTTGCGAGGGGAACCTGCAAATCGACATGAAGCGAGATGACGGGCTTGGGTTTGCCAATGCGTTCGTAAAACTGTTCCAGGCTTTGGTAGACCAGATTCGTTTTGTTCTTGGCAATTTTGTCAGCGGCTGCACCGGAGGCGGTAATCCGAAATTCATCGGACAGGGCGATTTCAAATTTGTTGAACAGGGTGAGAGCCGCACCCAAACAATCATAGCCAGGTCCAAGATTTGCCGTAGTTGCTGGCACTGCGATCGCATAAGAGGACATGCTTGTGTGAAGAGTAAAAAGAACTGATCTAAGATTATTCCACGCCTGTCAATTACTGCTTTTATTAATTTTCATGTCAGATTTGCGATCGGATCCATCATTAAAAGATCGATTACCAACTCAACCCACTCCAGATTTCCTCAATTTAGCTCGCGATCGCATTGCTAAATACCTCGATCGCTACGCGGGCGATCTGGATAGTTCCGAAATAGAGAAGCTCAAAGAACTAGAACTCAAGCTGGCAGAACACCAGGTGGAAATAGCTGTTTTTGGTTTGGTGTCGCGGGGTAAAACTGCGGTAATTAATGCTTTGCTGGGCAGAAAAGTTGGTATAACAGGTGCAACGCACGGCACTACGCAGACCCCCACGGGCGTGCAATTCGATCTCAGTCGGTCTAGCAATAATACAGAGCAATTACCAATTGATGCGCCTGCGCCAGCCAGGAAAGTTCAACTCAAACTGATCGATACGCCTGGATTAGATGAGATCGACGGCGAAGATAAAGGTGAAATGGCGAAAGCGATCGCTAAGCAAGCCGACCTGATTTTGTTTGTAGTTGCAGGGGACATGACCCGCCTGGAGTTGGAGACACTATCCGAGTTGCGATCGGCCTCTAAACCAATCCTGTTGGTTTTTAACAAAGTAGATCTCTATCCCGAAAGCGATCGCGCTGCCATCCATGCTGCACTACAAAACAAGCAATTGCAACACCTGATTTCACCCGATGAAATTATCTTGACGGCAGCGGAACCGCTACCAACAAAGGTGAGAGTGCAATATGCCGGAATGCATGGGTCGCAAAATCCTGCAAGTATTGCAGAGACGTGGGAACCGCAGCCGCCACAGATACAAGCGCTCAAGCAAAAAATTCTCGATCTGCTCAACCAGGAGGGCAAGGCTCTATTAGCGATCGATGCACTGAGAACCCTAGCTCAGATACAGGATACTGCCAGCGATCGCCGTATTCAGAAATTACCGCGCCTGCGTAGTGTTGCGTCTCTGGTATTTGCAATTAAAGCGATCGCCTCGATCCTGTCACCTTCATTCTGGCTAGATGCAATTATTAGTGCTGGCATCGATCTGCCTGTAGCATTGGTATGGACGCGATCGGGGCAAGCATTACCAGGAGCGAGCCTGCCGCTGTGGTTGGGGGCAATTTTGCTGAATGCTGCGGTTACATCCGCCTGGGGACTGGAAGCCCAGATTACTCAAATTGGCTGGTTGGGCATCACCACCCCATTCCTACTCCAGAGCTTGCAGGCCGCCATGCACCGCCATAGTGGTTGGGGTAAAACTGGAGCCAGGACGCTCGCGCAAGAAATCCTGCAACAAGTACCTACAAATTCCATCCTCAGCCGTATTTCTCCAGAATTAGAACCAGCATCAATTGCTCGAGTTATGGGTAACTGACTCCGCAGTGTCAAGAATACTTTCAGGGGGCATTAATGGAATTACTCTTTAAGATTTCTTTCTTACTTCTTTCCTCTCTTTTTACTGGAATCGTAATATTTCTTTCCACAGTCCTTAGAGGAACATTTAACGCATTAACAGAAGCACAGTATTACTCTTTTTATTCAGAAATCATCGTAAGAGGAAGAAAATCGGTTGTTATTAACACAATTGTGTCGGTACCAATTCTGATATTTGCAGCATATCTTCTTTATGGCTTCAGGAACTCGTTCTTTATCACTGGCTCGTTGTTATACATATCAGGTTCTTTTGTAGCGTCAATAATAATCAATGAACCTGCATATGCACAATTACTCAAAATGGATATAAACGATCGCGCAGAAATAATTAAGATTCGTGGCTTACTAAACAAAGGTAATATCACCAGAGCCGTTTTATCTCTGTTTGGTATACTCTTAGTCGGAATATCAATCTCAGGTTATTGATGTTTCGCCCAATATCGGGATTCGCTATGAATTTACTCGTTGCCAAGATGAAGTGGGTTATGTTAGTGTCTGGCGCACTGAC comes from Pseudanabaena sp. PCC 6802 and encodes:
- a CDS encoding Uma2 family endonuclease, whose amino-acid sequence is MIAVTQLQQDLNFEQFLAQCPEDGRYELVDGKMVRILATRRHYDVAGLIQKSFDREIDRLGMNYVVNNAIVLLTTNKQGKEQGRNPDVSVIDRNVWRSERLNHRGIREPIQIAVEVVSTNWEDDYIDKLDEYERLGICEYWIVDYLALGSRTYLGNPKEPSVLVFTLDAERKYQFTRFQNSDRIVSPTFPELALTVEQILKA
- a CDS encoding MlaE family lipid ABC transporter permease subunit, with amino-acid sequence MKSLGNWFVKLIQTFFLFGQVIFHVLIERRLHWRNSVEQMSVVGTESLIITLITASFVGGVFTIQVAKEFINFGAQQAIGGVLAIALTRELAPTLTAVVIAGRVGSAFAAEIGTMQVTEQIDALYMLRTNPIDYLVTPRIVACVLMMPVLTILSLITGMTGGLFISEALYGIPQSVFLDSVQTFLKTWDVITAIVKAGVFGVLIATIGTNWGLTTTGGAKGVGESTTTAVVTALLAIFASNFFMSWILYSDALSSVAGAVN
- a CDS encoding Gfo/Idh/MocA family protein — protein: MRIGIVGTGFVAKLRAEIFSQDERVQLKAIAGNFTKAQELGQMFGMDAHEYWSDLVVRPDLEAIVVATINREHSTVVSKALLSGKHVIVEYPLSFSLAEATELVQLAQQKQLMLHVEHIELLGGVHQAAVEALPRIGKPFYARYATQNPQTPAPEKWTYMPDLFGFPLIAAVSRIHRLTAMFGQVRSVSCQLRYEGGNLPKQFTACVCNAQLQFDSGLIADVGYSKGEHVWKPERSLEIQGSQGAIIFEAETGKLIAANGEETLPAGPSRGLFKKDTENVLSHLFNGTPLYVTPASALHALAVACAAEKAARTNQVIDV
- the thrB gene encoding homoserine kinase — translated: MSSYAIAVPATTANLGPGYDCLGAALTLFNKFEIALSDEFRITASGAAADKIAKNKTNLVYQSLEQFYERIGKPKPVISLHVDLQVPLARGLGSSATAIVAGIIGGNLLAGSPLSQKELLQLAIDMEGHPDNVTPAMLGGCQLIASAKCGGWEFCALPWHKDIAIAVAIPDFELPTAKARQVVPKEVALKDAIFNASHLALLVQALTSANPSWLQSALQDKLHQPYRQSLIPGMEAVQAAAIAAGAHGVVISGAGPTLLALGSAGQIEAIAESMVKAWGQVGVKATKKCLSIAKQGTTYTSL
- a CDS encoding Era-like GTP-binding protein — encoded protein: MSDLRSDPSLKDRLPTQPTPDFLNLARDRIAKYLDRYAGDLDSSEIEKLKELELKLAEHQVEIAVFGLVSRGKTAVINALLGRKVGITGATHGTTQTPTGVQFDLSRSSNNTEQLPIDAPAPARKVQLKLIDTPGLDEIDGEDKGEMAKAIAKQADLILFVVAGDMTRLELETLSELRSASKPILLVFNKVDLYPESDRAAIHAALQNKQLQHLISPDEIILTAAEPLPTKVRVQYAGMHGSQNPASIAETWEPQPPQIQALKQKILDLLNQEGKALLAIDALRTLAQIQDTASDRRIQKLPRLRSVASLVFAIKAIASILSPSFWLDAIISAGIDLPVALVWTRSGQALPGASLPLWLGAILLNAAVTSAWGLEAQITQIGWLGITTPFLLQSLQAAMHRHSGWGKTGARTLAQEILQQVPTNSILSRISPELEPASIARVMGN